Proteins encoded together in one Prunus dulcis chromosome 3, ALMONDv2, whole genome shotgun sequence window:
- the LOC117621679 gene encoding mitogen-activated protein kinase kinase kinase 17-like, with translation MAGLKRKRATPDEIIVVDDSADDADHYLTISLSGCEWVRGPMLGQGGFGSVYLGFVKKPRLCLKGVPRIVAVKSTLASQAHDLMGEDVLLYIFRRCPFVINCYGEDETIGADGRHLFNVFLEYADGGTMADLIEKSMGFGLREFQVRKYTESILKGIKYIHERGFVHCDLKPENILIVSDTAGSSGGACFVPKIGDLGLTKKANQKWEKPSFGGTPMYLSPEAVVYGIQQQPSDIWALGCVVLQMLTGRHPWDFTPGAVFDVRDLLTALLASRIPAIPGWLSKEAKDFLQCCFMWNTSERFTAAMLLNHPFVTKLDNGVGEVKPIEQVSSAVASSVLDCPSFIPLGSWKSEDAEEMAQENDGFSEQEILPLKLMSRHVVPSPKPSTFAIMGAA, from the coding sequence ATGGCGGGTCTCAAGAGAAAAAGAGCAACCCCTGATGAGATAATAGTTGTAGACGATTCTGCAGATGATGCAGATCATTACCTGACAATTTCACTAAGTGGCTGCGAGTGGGTTCGAGGGCCGATGCTCGGCCAAGGCGGATTCGGGTCGGTTTATTTGGGTTTCGTGAAAAAACCCAGGTTGTGTTTGAAGGGTGTGCCGAGGATTGTGGCCGTGAAATCGACATTGGCCTCTCAGGCGCATGATCTGATGGGGGAAGATGTTCTTCTTTACATTTTTCGTCGCTGCCCTTTTGTTATCAACTGCTATGGAGAGGATGAGACGATTGGCGCTGATGGCCGTCATTTATTCAATGTGTTCTTGGAGTACGCGGATGGAGGAACAATGGCGGATTTGATTGAGAAAtcaatgggttttgggttgcGTGAATTCCAAGTCAGAAAGTATACTGAGTCGATTTTGAAAGGGATTAAGTACATCCACGAAAGGGGTTTTGTGCATTGTGATCTCAAGCCTGAGAATATTCTGATTGTGTCTGATACCGCTGGTTCCTCTGGTGGGGCTTGTTTTGTGCCAAAAATCGGAGACTTGGGGCTTACAAAGAAGGCAAATCAGAAGTGGGAGAAGCCTTCCTTTGGAGGCACACCAATGTATTTGTCTCCAGAAGCTGTGGTTTATGGAATTCAACAGCAGCCTTCTGATATTTGGGCGTTAGGTTGTGTTGTGCTGCAAATGTTAACTGGGAGACATCCATGGGATTTCACACCTGGCGCCGTATTTGACGTTCGGGACCTGTTAACTGCCCTGCTTGCTTCAAGAATTCCTGCCATTCCTGGTTGGTTATCAAAGGAGGCTAAAGATTTCTTGCAATGTTGCTTTATGTGGAACACTTCAGAGAGGTTTACTGCTGCCATGCTCTTGAACCACCCATTTGTGACTAAACTGGATAATGGGGTTGGAGAGGTTAAACCAATTGAGCAAGTGTCTTCTGCAGTGGCTTCCTCTGTTCTGGATTGTCCTAGCTTCATACCCCTTGGAAGTTGGAAGTCTGAAGATGCAGAGGAGATGGCTCAAGAAAATGATGGTTTTTCTGAGCAGGAGATTCTTCCTCTGAAGCTCATGTCAAGGCATGTGGTTCCAAGCCCAAAACCATCAACTTTTGCTATAATGGGTGCAGCTTAG